The DNA segment GGGCGCCGCATCCCGAAACAGTGCTGCGTGGACGATCCATCGCCGCAGGAAATACGCGACGTACTGCAGGCGCTGAACATGAACGTGCTGGTTGAGTTGAAACAGTATCCACGAGAGCGAAGCAGAGTAAGAGAGCACATTTTGTTCGCGGGGTGAAGTGAAAGTGTTTTTGCTAACGATCGTTTGCTTCTCGTTCCAGGAGCTACAATGCCGCGGTCGGATTCGCGTCCAGCTGCGTAACGATGATGGCGCACCGCTTAACTCGGAGTACGCCACGAGGGACAGCATACTGCTGCATCTGGGGAAGACCATTCCGTTGCTGAAAAGCAGACAGGCCAAGCCGCAGGAACAATCGCAGGCCGCAGCCTCGTCGAGCGCTGGCCAGAAGAAGGGCAAAGGAAAGCGTCGATAAACGGCACGTATGATGAAATGGCAATCGAAAGGCGGTATGGGGAAAACAGCGCaataaacatacaaaacacGCAAGCTTCAACCGTAAGTTTATCTATTTCGGCCAGAGGAAAATGCTTAACCCATTGGCGGGTGTTCTAGGGTTTTCTGCGGGGTGGTTTTGGTGTGactggaggaggaggtggaggtggaggagaAGAAGCTGGAGGCTTTGCCATAACAAAGTTTTTCACCCTATACGCCTGGAAAGAAACAAGGTATCACCTGATTGCAATCAGAAGCGCCTCCACAGGGGTCTCCGCCGCCAGTTACGCACCCTTGGACCGGGGCCACAATCCTTCGTAAAGTTTCGCCCGCGACCGAAGCACGGCCGACGTCTACGGGCTGGCACGAAAAACCCCGGCTGGGCAACGATTTCGTCCTCCGCTCCGTCTTTCGTTTCCTCAGCGGGAACAGCGACTGCTTTCTCGTCACGTTTGGCCCGTGCCTCTTTCTCCGATTGAACTGCAACAGAGAGAAAGCTGACTTTAGTCCCTGTTTGACTAACTAGAATAATATTGCTATCGCAACTTACTTTTGTCGAAGTATTCCAGCGGCAGACATTGTGGGTTGTAGTCGTCCTTCTCACCAGCGGCGGAAACTGTCTCGCCAGCATCGTCAGCCGCCCGCTTGCTCGGTAGTCCCCATGCAACACTCACCCCAACAGCCCCCAGAACGAGCGAAAGGGTCAGAAGCTTTCTATAGATAATCATGGTTCGTTTTTGTTCGTAGTCGTACAAACAGTGAGCAAACAACAAGCCGGGAGTAGCGTTGTGCACGCTAAATTTATACCGCTTCCAAGTGATTTATCTCAAACGTGCCTTGCCATTCGCTGGCACGAACAATCAGGACTCGGTAGTTATCGTTGATAACTCTTCCGGTTTTCAGTTGACCGCTTATCCGCACCGAAACGGACGTGTCTACGTGTCTGTTTGGTGGTGGAGTCTAGCCTTTTTAGAAGATATCTGAAGCTTTGGTTTAATTCTTGCCGCATAAGGGCACTTATTTCCGTATATAGAGTTGGGGCAAGAAATGCTTTAAATACAGAACACTACCAGAATGGTTGCACTAGTAACAGAACACAAAGCCCGCTCTAATTcaagtttttattgtttttttttttcctttttttaaggcatattgtaaaaaagcattttgaaCATCAAATTGATCTTTTGAATGTAAAACTTTATTCCTTAAAAGTAAGAATTAATCATAACACTAGTTCGGTTTTCATTTCGATTGTGCTAGCCATATCAGTTGAACAAAAGCTCCACAACTTCGGACTTTTCCAGCGGATCTTTGCCGATCCGATCCTCCTGGACGGCCGTATCGCTCGATGCCACTTCCATCACCGTACTACCGATGGCCTCCTGCTGGGGCTGTTCCGGCACGGTGACCTTCTTAGCCGTTGCAAAGTTTGAGAACAGAATCTTGTGAAAACCGGACAGCTTTCCACTGTCGTTCGTTTCGGCCGGTGTGGTTTTAACCCGCCGCCCGAATCGGGTACGGGTGGATCGTTTCTGTGGCGGCTGGATGAACAGATCGTACTCCAGGCCAAGCTGTTCACTGTTGGCCTTGATTTTGTCGATACACTTAGCGTCTGTGGCAAGAGGGAAGAGATTGAGGTCGCTACGATCAACAAAAGAGCTCTTTCAGCGGTGGTTAAATAGGCTTACGCTCTGTCGGATCCTGACTGCACTCGCAGATGCACTCCTCCCCACAGTAGAACCCATTGCACGTTGGGCAGAAGCTGCACAGATCGCGACAGGATCGCTGTTGATCGAGGAAGTGGGCACTGCTGTCGTTGAAATCCGGCGCATAAATCGATGCCGTTTGAACCACTGCAAAAGCACGTTGACGTTGTAAGCATGTTCGAATTATTTCGCCCCAATCTTCCAATCACTTACCATCCACGTGCAGTGACACCAGCAGTACTAGACAGGCCGCCCCAACAAGTAAAAGACAAAATCGTCGCTGTAGCTGCATTGTGGTCGCTTGCAGGTCTGTAGACTAAGTGAGCAGCACGGTACCCAAACCAGTAGCACGGTTGGTTTGTGTCCGTTGTTTTCGCGGAAATTTATCATCGCACCAACATGTTTAGACTTTCCACTACGAGGTTGTACCTCGCCTcggtttatgttttttgttttgtcccgGTTAGCGTTCGTACCTAACGTTTTTGGTACCGTCAGTAGTATCTCAAGGTTACaaaacaagcgacgaacccgcggCCGCGTATCGGCATTGTAAACCAGTGGCCTAGTAAGAGCCGGTGGAAAGGAATGTTCTACCTGATTGCTTGCTTGCGTAGCTCCACatatacagagagagagagagagagagagagagagagagagagagagagagagagagagagagagagagagagagagagtgtatcATTTGATGTGGCTTCATTTATCTTCTTAAACGCAACTGGTTCCACTTTTGGCACCCGCTGAAGGGCTTAGTGTTGTTCAGCTAGAAGTGTTACTTTTTtcgaaaagtgagtttgttgcttttctgaCACGTTGCTTCACGTTGTTTGGTTGACATGCGGTTGTATAAATACAATTTGTATATATGTACGGTGCCGGTGAGGGCGTCTGCTATCAAGCGGGAGCGACACAAAGCAGTGTCTTTGTTGGTTCGAAACTAATTCATAAAGCGTTTGTTGTGAGAAAATTGTAAGAACCGCGTTTGATTTAGCGGTAAAGAGGATGAAGAAACTTTGATAAAATGGTTCGAGAAAAGTTCTCGATTCAGGCCAACATGTGGCCAACAAGCTGTAATGGCTAAATAAGAAGTAGAATTAAACGAATCTAATCAATTTAATTCAGTTCTATCACTGTTGGAACTTGCTATATCTTCACAAGGAATGGTCCACAATACCATAACCGTTAGATGAAAGGATTGCTTTAAAGGAGCTCAACATTCCTTTGacgtttttgtttaaatagtTCATTAGGCACGGTTAACGGGCTATGCAAAacaatttttgttattctatTGCAGGGGCCTTCAAGGGTTCCGATACTTTTGACGCACTGTCTtggctcatttggaatccaaTTGGAATTTCTTATGTGCCAGTCGAATAAGGTTTCCATAGAATCTACTTCCCTTTACACAAGATCCACTAAAGTGACAGCTTTAGTACTAGCGCGCCAAAATAATCACTTCCAGTGTGAAAGTGTCAAGAAAGCATGCCAAATACGACAGAATCCATGAAAACCCCCATGTAGTTCGTTAATTGATCTTGAACTCGTATCGGTCCTGAAAGTGATCTTGTTCCTTACTCCTAAGCTTAtcccgatcctggaactgatctcGAACCTGTTTCAATCTTGGCCCTGATTCTGAATCCAGCTTTTACCTTTCTCGACCATCCCAGTAACTTAAACAATGATTTccaaaacacaccaaaccacAAATCCCTTTAAGTGtgattttatatatttttgtccAATTTATTTACATTGATTGTTTGCTCAGCTTGAGTTGTGGAGCAAAATTAGTTTTCaagtaaaaggaaaaaaaagtcagCAAAATGATTAACAATTTTTAACACATAAATCAATTCGGTTGTGGAATCGGTCAACAaagacaaaataaattaatagtGTGAGCGTGCAACCCTTTCCCCCTGTCAACGCACTTCACACTTATCGAGCACGTGCTCTATTGTTGACGCGGTTACGCTGCCGTCTCATCTGCGCCCGTCGCCTAGCAATCAGCAGGGCCATCTTTTCCTTCAGCGCAGCGGCCTTCTCCCGCAGCAAGGTACGGAAGACACCGACACGTTCGGCGCGATTCGCAGCGGGTCGGCGTTTGCGCGTCGGTCGCGGAGGCTTAGTCGCCGGTATCCGTTCGATGTTGTGGTTGAAGACGATCTGACCTCCATGGGAATCGGGCACCACCACACTGTACGCTAGCTCTGGAAGAGAAACGTAAAAAAGAGTGACCGCACAATCAGTCAAATGGTAGCGCGGGGACAGAGCACAGGCCACCGATGCTTACTATTCTTTTCGCAGCTTATCACGGTCGGTTTGATGTTGCAGTTACTTTCATCCACCGTTACGACCTCATTGGCCTGCACACTGGAGAGAGTCAGCGCTGTAGAAGAGaacgcattttttttattattgcttgTCTTGTTTgcactgtgtttgttttttcaaacTGCACTCCCCATCCGAAAGGAATTTGCTGAGCGCGCAGGCCATTTCACTTACCGATGGAAAATACTGCCACCAGCGACCACTTTCTCCCAATGTCCGTACCCATCCTTCTGTTGCCACGCTGGTGGTGCACCTTTTCTGCTGACTGTGTCTGTTCCGCCTCCGGTAGCGAAGTGCGATCGGTTCTGCTGAACGAGGCACATTTACCTCGGTGTGGCAGCGCCCCGAGCAGGCCGGGCTTTAAGGAAAAACACAGCCCCACGGTGCCCGTCGTTCCGTGGTGAAGGTTTTGTTTGGATGACCTTTCGCAACGCAACGGACCTCCCGATTTTGGCCACGTTTGGATGGTGCGAAATCCTGCGATTGTTTGAGAAAACGGCATGTCTTTGGCACGGCGCGTGGAAAAGACGCCCGCCGTCTCCCACGGGGTTCGGTTGTctcatgtgcgtgtgtgtgtgtttttgctcttGCAGGTTTTGTTAAGGAGATGAAGCaagaaaagggttttttttgtggtgggTGTGGATGGGATCGCGGGGAAAAGAAATGGTCAGCGTATGAGAAACTGTGTActtgtctttgttttttttttccttatgGTACACCACACATTAGTTTaaaagttttgtttgtacGAGATCTCGCAAAAATGAAGATCATTCTTAATTTAGTTGATCAATTTGCTGTATGATTTGTTTTTAGCTTGAAGAACTTAAGATAACCTTGAAAATTCACTGCAGTTCCCTTACTccttcaaaaatataaattattgaCATTTATTTTCGAggaaagtttattttttaaattttttattttttgtattttttggaGAATGTATCCTTTAAGTTTGCAATTAACAATATGGTCTAAAACGATCGATCTGTGTTGCTTAAACTTGCGAAACTTAGAGGTCCTCCTGAATCTTAGTAATCGTTCGATCAATGCTCGTGTAGGCAAATGTGATTTGGTCGACATGCTGGTCAATTTCAACACTTCGCAACAAATTGTTAAAGACAGATCGTTTTCTATGCAAATAAATCCGCTAGGATCATTCAGCAGAACATATATTGTTCCATGAatcaattaataataaataaataatcaaaaaactAATGTGTTTAATGTCTAATTGTCTCATTCCAATTTATCCTATGCCTTAAACCTTTCCCTTTTATTATTACCCTTCAATTTCCTATGAATCTGCCACTACGAAAGAATGGATTTGACTACAAAATGCCATTTTTTGCCAAAATTTCATCCTGATTCGAAATAATAATAGACTCATTAATCTTACGAGTTAATTGGCACCTGTGTCGGTTTCTACAAGATCGCAAGATCACTACTAATACGCGGAACTGAACGTCCGATCAGTTGGCGTTGAAGATAAATGTCATAAATATAGACATAATTAAACATATGTAAAACGATAGGCAAGCAGTAACCAACGATGATCAACAATTActagaaaacaacaaataaaaaagctcCCAGAATATTGGTTATTTTGTTACAAATTATCctttttatgaaataaattaagttGCTTCATGCATCTCACAACTTTGGTCCGTTGGTGTAGCTATCTTATGCAGGGATTAATGCACTCGTCTTGGGTTTAGCAATGGACATATGCACAAGTATGGACAGACCATTATTTCCCCTTATGCAGGTAAGACAATCATGTTGTAAGTGAGCGAATTAATTCTAGATAAACCAACCCTGTTAGAGACTAATGTAGGCATAGCAGTGGCGGATCAAGGGTAttgggggccctaggcggaaagacgagttgaggccctcTGTAAATGGGAAGtgttgttggggggggggggggggggaagcggCACTAAActtgctgttgggagattgaacagtaaactTGAAATGCCGTCGAGGCCCACTTCGATCATCAGTCGCAGACTCTAAAATTTTTgctgacgggggggggggggggggggtgggtgtAAATGATTCCCCAGCCTAGGGGCCCCATcggccatccttccgggggcccttgtcgctagtactctgtccatacgttatactatagaatggcgatctacggggcccctaaatcggcggggccccaggcgaccgcctagtccgcctaccgttagatccgccgctgaGGCATAGGTCTCTAACAGGTTGTGCCAAACGAGCACAATATAGAACAAAGAATGTATTCCTTTACGAATAAGAACATTTGATAGGATGTAGACGACACGCCTTTGCAAGTACGGTTTGATGTGGGCGAACAAGAGCCTTTCCTAGACTCTTTTGGTCATTGGTCAAATTCAGAACCAAATGGAATCAACCAACTACAAATACACTTTCAGATTCATTCTGGACATATCTAGATATCCAGAAGCATTACTTTTATTGGTATAGTAATtaaagtatttatttttacacttATGTATGACCAGTTTGATGGTCTTACGATGGATGGCGATTTCTAAGCAGCGGGAGCCACCACACCTCGGTTCTGTAAAAAAAGGGATCAATTTAAAATCAGTCCAATCCTAAAGCAGCCAAAAACTAAACATTCCTTAAACACTTACCATTTTCCTCTCTTTCCGCATTTCCCTACGTCTTTCCATGCGCTCCTTCCTTCTAGCCTTTCGCTCCATTCTCGGGGTGTCACGTTTGCTTCGCTGCACTCCAATGACACTGCGGGCCGCATCCCGCACCTGCAGATCGTACTCGATGCCGAGTATGTTGTTCGTTTCACGCACGAACTGGAAACAGGTCGGTTCTGGTCGGTGTAAAGGCAGAGAATTTAACATTGTatacaaaaaaaccttcaCTAAAACCGTGGCATGATACTCACTTTCCGTCGGGTTGGGACAGTAGCACAGACACAGGTTCTCGTCCGGGATGAACTCGGCCGTACAGTTGCAGTTGTTGCAGTACGATTTGCAGGACCAATCCTTGATGCCCGATTCTAGCTCACCTTCCAGCGTCAGCTCATAAGCGCTACTGATCGTCGCTGGAAGCGTGAGGGCTAGAAtgcccagcagcaacagcgctTCCACTACTCTTTGCAGCACCATGGTTGAGGAGGTtctcgctgtg comes from the Anopheles coluzzii chromosome 2, AcolN3, whole genome shotgun sequence genome and includes:
- the LOC120951662 gene encoding signal recognition particle 19 kDa protein; its protein translation is MATMHAHPGHPGGSRMQGPPPLTPWSPDKKHSDRERWVCIYPAYINRKKSRQEGRRIPKQCCVDDPSPQEIRDVLQALNMNVLVELKQYPRERSRELQCRGRIRVQLRNDDGAPLNSEYATRDSILLHLGKTIPLLKSRQAKPQEQSQAAASSSAGQKKGKGKRR
- the LOC120951661 gene encoding uncharacterized protein LOC120951661 codes for the protein MQLQRRFCLLLVGAACLVLLVSLHVDVVQTASIYAPDFNDSSAHFLDQQRSCRDLCSFCPTCNGFYCGEECICECSQDPTEHAKCIDKIKANSEQLGLEYDLFIQPPQKRSTRTRFGRRVKTTPAETNDSGKLSGFHKILFSNFATAKKVTVPEQPQQEAIGSTVMEVASSDTAVQEDRIGKDPLEKSEVVELLFN